The following is a genomic window from Podarcis raffonei isolate rPodRaf1 chromosome 5, rPodRaf1.pri, whole genome shotgun sequence.
tgcatgcagggataGTGCAGATAGTGCCCATGAGTGGGCAAACTACCCCAGGAGCATGACGTCCCCCACCAGAAGTACTACCCCTTGCCTAACACCCCATAGATATGGAATAGCTTATTACCAAATGCAGCAGTGCCTATTTAAACATACAATCCACATCCAGGTCTGTGCTGAAAATTTCAGATGATGAGTGCAGGACACACATATTCACCAGAACAGTGATGCACTTGTCCAAAGGAACATTCATTTCCTGTAACTTACACATTTAGAGTGACATGACATCTTGGAACTTAGATGGGGCTGTCGCCTGTAGGGGTTATGTCTACTCTTGAATCTCTCCAGGAGGCACTTCTAAGGTATTTATAAGAGAAATATTCCAGCGCCCTTCTTAGAACTGACTCAAGTTCAAACCTCTGTTGAGCCATAAAGGTAGAAATCCTGTGAGATTTCTAATAGATCCTTACCCCACTCTGAAGTAAGCTTCATAAAAAGTTAAGAGACCTATTTCTGAGTAGAAGTATTATGAATTGTGGTGTATTATGAGATAAGCAACGTAGTCTGTTGAAAAGTGTAAGTCTACATCTCTAATTTGATAAAACGTGTAATTCATTTATACAAAAATATACAGTGAACATACAGAAACATTGAATCCACCAAGTCTTATGCCAGCAGAAAAACTAGTTTCAATTACGGCATACTATTGCCTTCTGCGTATATCCCTAACATAATCACCAAACTACATATACAGGTACAGTTCTGGTTTGTAGGGTTTTGTGATTTCCTACAACAGCTGTAAAGCAAACACCTAATGTTCCCAGACATGCTGTTTTGTTGCTTTGGGAATTATTGGCAGTTATTTTTCATAGTAGTTAACGATTAACTTTGTTTTCcaggaaaaaatgcattttgaaatcTTTGGTacttaaaacattaaacactgaTGGGGCAACTAAGAAAATTAGTGGAAGGTTATAGGATATTTAAGATTAATGTGTCACTAAAATTCTATGACATTCATTCCAGCTCTTTTTGCACTAAATAATACTTTGGAAATAGCGTTTATAAAATATGTAAAAGTGTAAGTAAAGACAAACAAGGATTGAAGGTCACAAAGATGTGATAGCAGAGGATGCTAATTCAAGGGAAAGTCTACTATAGCTCCCAAACTGCCTTTACAGGACCGTTTAatctttacttcttttttaacacTTTATTTACACTTTAATCTTTACTTATATCAGTTTGTGAACATATTCTGAGACCAGAAATTCCCATGTATTGGTTTCATTTTAATAAAATTTCCATCCCCTTACTATAAATTGTTGCTGGTAAATCGGCCAATAGGCTCAATCATCTGATCTTAATGGCTACCATTCTAAGTTTAACAACAGGCTATAagaatctgtttttaaaaattaaaataatccaTGAGGTCCTTAATATAGCACAGGTTGCTATTTGAAATATTCACATGGAACTAGGAAATATTCTGTATAGGCATTCAAGTAGAAAATTAGAGGTATACCACAGGGTTCCCACCACCATCTGAAACCTCTTACTAAAATCTTGATAGAATGTTTCCAAGGACTCCGTAACAAAGGGGAATGCTACTTCCTTTACAAATGGAAAGGGATGTTGGCTAAAGATAATAGTAGCCACAACTAAGAAAGTGAGTATAACTGCCAGATGCTTTAAGGACCTGAAGAATTCTTTACGTGGTTTCTTCTCCTTTTCACAGCCATGGCTacatattttttcttttgaaattagCTTTATTTTGGGAATGACAATCTTGTTGACCTGACTAATTTCACTTTTGGACCACACATCTTTCAGCACCTGCCCTATTCGCGGGTAGATTTCTACAGGTTTTATATTTGGTAACGGCTTTTCCTTCAAAGATTTAACACGCTGGCGAATATCATCAACCTTCTCCAGAAATAAGAGGGGAGATTCCTCCTCCTGAATGGCTGTATTCAGTGACATCAATTCAAGTTGTTCTTCCCGTATGCCTTTCATATTTTCAATTAGAGGTTCATATTCTGTCTCAATTTGCATGTTCACTTCTTCCAAAGCTGCAAGCAAAGCTTGTTTTTTATGATCAAGTAAATCACTGAGTCTCTTGAAATATTGCAACACAGTTtttttatcctcctggacaatgCTCTCACATTGAGCTTTATGTTCTTCCAGGTTTTCAATAAGTAAACACACTTCACTCCAGTGTTTATCTGTCAGCTGTTCAAGAAGTTTGCCAGgagtttccttttctttcatgTAGGCACTTTGAAGGTCGTCTATGGGATGACCATGGTGTTTTCCTATTGTAAGACAATGGCCACATACTAGTTTTTTGTCTTGAAGACAGTAAACATTTAGAGGTTGTCTATAATGTTCACTACACGTAGCGACATCTGGATGGTCCTCTTGCTGATACTTTTCAATTATAGCCTTTAATACAAAGTTGACAGGCAAAGATTCTGTGCCAGTCGGTGGAATTTCAACAATGCTTCTACAGTTGGGACACTTCAGTGGAAGTCTTAAGGGTCTCCATATGGAAAAGTTGCCTGATAACTGAAGAACACTTTCCAAACAGTTTCTACAAAAAGTATGTGAACATGGCAGTACACGAGGGTCATCAAATATACTGTAGCAAATGGAACAAGTTAGTTCCTCTTCAAAATGATGCATTTcctaaaaataaagagggaaacgtttttaaagttatatatatatgtaaagtcTAATAGAATCAAGTCATTCTAAGTTGGTTTAATTAAGCTATAGTATTTATTGCATGTTTTTCAACATAGTTTAAGAAATTAATATagaaattgttttttcttttttaaaaaatgtggaatGGGCCAAAAACTAATCAGTTATATATTACGGATTCCCACTTACTCTATAAAATGATGTGTTGCCAAGCTATAACTAGCACAACCCTCTAATGAAGCAAGAAAGGGGTTTCTGTCAAACCATCATACATGGACCATATGATCAGAGAAATCAATGCTGCTTATGACTTATAAAGTATATATCTAAATTATGCCACCACTCGTTTAGTCATCTTAGTCGTGTTcaactctctgtgaccccatgagcCAGACCGTGCCTTGGAAACTcattttcttctcaaagcttctccttatTTATGTTCATTGAGTTTtgttggcaaaatactggagtggtttgctaGTTCCTTCTCCAATCACCACTCATACATACAGTTTATATGGGGCTAATGTCATAggttttctatatattttttattcaagTACATTTCTGTTCTTAAATAAAAGTATACATTAGCTATGCAAAAAGACACTTAGAAAACATTTCCTCTTAAGCAATGGATGTATTATCACAGGTAAACTAAAGTGTTTTGAGGTTCATTTATGTCATCAGCAACATTAAGCCATAAATGCACTTGTTCATTGCAGGACTTTTCTTGTCAGACTAGGGCTGCCTACTcatgttcaaatccctactcagccatgaagctgagtgGGTGGCCTTGTGCTGGTCACcaattctcagcctaacctacctagcTCAATTATAAGGATAAAATGAAGATGAGATGCTGTATGCCCAACTAAACTGATTAGAAGGGACGGATAATAAAAAGGTGATAAGCTGCAAGCTTTAAAGGAAACAATATGTTTTAAATAACTTTCCTACACCTGATCTGTATTAAAACTGAAGACGTAGTTCACCCAGACCGAAATAAGCCTTCCTTTTAGAGAATGTTAGGATAAAGATTGCTCACTCTTAGAGGAGCCCACCTCTTGTATCTCTGCAGGAGCTACTGACCAGTATATGCCACCAATTTGGAAGGAGGGAAACCTAGAGCAGTGACTCAAGAGATGCAACAGCACCCTCCTTCAAGTGCAAGTAGTTCTGCTGTCTTTCTGAATCAAGAGTGATGGACTGGTCCAAGTGTACTCAATGCAGCAGACTGAATAATAGGAAACAAAGCAGTAAATCATTCAGAGTCAAGGGAGGTATCTATTCCTTGTAGCATACCAGCAGGGACAGCACACACTTTGGAGATGACTTCTTCAAAAAGCTATATAGAACTGTTTTTTTGGGAAGGAGtgcttaaagaaaaaaataaaacgaATGTCATAAGGTAGCcaaatgtttcttttctgctCAAAGAGAATTTATGTGAAACTTAAATGCATCAGATAAAGTTAATTAACCCAATAAAAATCACCGTTCACTTTAAAATAGGATTGTGTCTCCTTCAATGGGCAAAGGGAGAGGAAGTAGGACTGGCAAGACAAAGCAGACAACATTTCCCACAGCTCACCCATCCAGTCAGTCAGCCAGTgttgtgtaatggttagagcaggggtgcaCAAACTCTGGCCCGccaaatgtttctggactacaactcccatcagtcccagccagcatagtgatgagggatgatgggaggtgtagtccaacattCATCTGGAGAGGCTGCagcttgtgccccccccccgggggtagtgttggactagggcctaggagaccagggctcaaatcctcgcttggccatgaagctcactgagtgatcttgggccagttgctgcctctcagcctgacctacctcgcagggtggcTGCGGGGATTCAAAGAGGAAGTggagaactatgtacaccaccttgagctcctttgagaaaaaggtgggatacaaaagcAATAGTAATAACAAGCGGGCCAGTAACACTGATGACAAGGTCCTCGAGGCACTGCCAGTCTAAAGGTGCTGCAAAGGTCTTTGGGATGGGAGGCTGGAGCTGCACAAATGGCTGCAGGAATCTATTCTGTCATGAAGTAAGACAAAGTTTACATGATTGCACAACACTTCAGCTTCAACTATGATTAACTATGTTTTAgctttttctattttatctgtaaactgCCTTCAGTCCCAGTCTGGGGGAAAGGCAGTATGTGAATAAATGTAAGAACAACAACTATGGTTACCACCAAACATGGCTTAGTGCTAAATGTTGGCAAAGCCTTTGAAATGTACCTTGCCAGGAAAAATCAGTATTGAAAATGACATGTTCATTGTCATTGATTGTTTAGAAAGGGGGAATC
Proteins encoded in this region:
- the TRIM59 gene encoding tripartite motif-containing protein 59, with translation MHHFEEELTCSICYSIFDDPRVLPCSHTFCRNCLESVLQLSGNFSIWRPLRLPLKCPNCRSIVEIPPTGTESLPVNFVLKAIIEKYQQEDHPDVATCSEHYRQPLNVYCLQDKKLVCGHCLTIGKHHGHPIDDLQSAYMKEKETPGKLLEQLTDKHWSEVCLLIENLEEHKAQCESIVQEDKKTVLQYFKRLSDLLDHKKQALLAALEEVNMQIETEYEPLIENMKGIREEQLELMSLNTAIQEEESPLLFLEKVDDIRQRVKSLKEKPLPNIKPVEIYPRIGQVLKDVWSKSEISQVNKIVIPKIKLISKEKICSHGCEKEKKPRKEFFRSLKHLAVILTFLVVATIIFSQHPFPFVKEVAFPFVTESLETFYQDFSKRFQMVVGTLWYTSNFLLECLYRIFPSSM